One region of Eleutherodactylus coqui strain aEleCoq1 chromosome 5, aEleCoq1.hap1, whole genome shotgun sequence genomic DNA includes:
- the MRPS30 gene encoding large ribosomal subunit protein mL65: MAGRKMFGKLQHHVDLPAKLLLPPEPPAAVPSLYPPVVASMTAKSKASRLRRIAGHFKRVHDQTEIATKLQLITGLRRLKYVVYPQTWALNADRWYQHFTKTAYLSGLPGRRSAAGPGEQELPLPGRSAAGLAEQELPERSDAGPADQEKPGKSAAGPAEPELPAERSAAGPEEEELASMKSLLCEALLQEFYYTDRRRPTLYKSHEVAAAPFLTRAVSVLAAQCARYNPALSRCGLDISPQVNMYWFRGETRVPRGHRKGCIDPIRFQVDDTPLVQIRLPKPLKEFVPLDFVVSEEIPVVLHEPSRLPLYKKQYENKIFIGSKLDDPCKFGHTQFHIVPDKFSRQRLQKQNLTDQIEVFLRANAIASLFAWTGAQAMYQGFWSQADVTRPFVSQAVISDGKYFSFFCYQLNTLALSVDADKDPNRKNICWGTQSAPLYDVVEEDDIKGFNDDVFRQLVDFFLNSPE; this comes from the exons ATGGCGGGCCGCAAGATGTTTGGAAAGCTCCAGCACCATGTGGACTTACCGGCCAAGCTACTATTGCCTCCGGAGCCCCCCGCGGCCGTTCCCTCTCTTTACCCGCCGGTGGTAGCCTCCATGACGGCGAAGAGCAAAGCGTCCAGGCTGCGGCGTATAGCTGGCCACTTCAAGCGGGTGCACGACCAGACGGAGATCGCCACCAAGCTGCAGCTCATCACCGGCCTGCGGCGGCTGAAGTACGTGGTGTACCCGCAGACGTGGGCGCTGAACGCCGACCGCTGGTACCAACATTTCACCAAGACGGCGTACCTGAGCGGGCTGCCGGGGAGGAGGAGCGCGGCCGGCCCGGGGGAGCAGGAGCTGCCGCTGCCGGGGAGGAGCGCGGCCGGCCTAGCGGAGCAGGAGCTGCCGGAAAGGAGCGATGCCGGCCCGGCGGACCAAGAGAAGCCGGGAAAGAGCGCGGCCGGTCCGGCGGAGCCGGAGCTGCCGGCTGAGAGGAGCGCCGCCGGGCCGGAGGAGGAAGAGCTGGCCAGCATGAAGTCCCTGCTGTGCGAGGCACTGCTGCAGGAGTTCTACTACACCGACAGGCGGCGCCCCACCCTGTACAAGAGCCATGAGGTGGCCGCCGCCCCCTTCCTCACCCGCGCTGTGTCAGTCCTCGCCGCACAGTGCGCCCGCTATAACCCTGCGTTGAGCCGCTGCGGCCTGG ATATCAGCCCTCAGGTTAACATGTACTGGTTCCGTGGAGAGACCAGAGTTCCCCGTGGTCACAGAAAAGGCTGTATAGACCCAATCCGCTTTCAGGTTGACGATACCCCGCTTGTGCAAATCAGATTGCCTAAACCCCTCAAAGAA tTTGTCCCTTTAGACTTCGTCGTATCTGAAGAGATTCCTGTTGTTCTACATGAGCCAAGCAGGTTACCACTTTATAAAAAACAGTATGAGAACAAAATATTCATAG GTTCTAAGTTGGATGACCCGTGTAAGTTTGGCCACACACAGTTTCACATTGTGCCAGACAAGTTCAGCAGGCAGCGGCTACAAAAGCAGAACCTAACAGACCAAATAGAAGTATTCCTGCGAGCAAATGCCATAGCGAGTCTCTTTGCCTGGACCGGCGCACAGGCCATGTACCAAG GCTTCTGGAGTCAGGCGGATGTGACGCGACCTTTTGTCTCACAAGCTGTTATTTCAGATGGGAAGtatttctcctttttctgctacCAGCTGAATACGTTGGCTCTGTCTGTGGACGCAGACAAGGACCCCAATCGTAAGAACATTTGTTGGGGAACTCAGAGCGCACCTCTGTATGACGTGGTGGAAGAAGACGACATCAAAGGATTTAATGATGATGTGTTCAGGCAGCTAGTTGACTTTTTCCTCAACTCCCCGGAATAG